A region of Kribbella sp. NBC_01245 DNA encodes the following proteins:
- a CDS encoding conjugal transfer protein, whose protein sequence is MNELRPEDVEADWWTHPGAPAPLPPRQAKGSTGPHRSSGPAQPPAGGVMAPPRRPTPNQPTTGQPAPGPAGPQQHRTPQHRGAPGPGDSRATPWATEPESSFTTWARRFLRGLVVVVLLLAAISGVRSWIRPNSAPPVAGSASSTYPKDEAQAVGTRFAMSYLSWDELNPDARPAAIKRDLATGLDERVGWNGRGRQAAAAAYPGEVTVDPGGVAAQVDVRVMVVPFVRNGRVFVRGKPTWQRISVPVARTSARVVVSGPPTYVADLPAALPENMPEAGVPDDDLTAVTLNDAKAFFGAYGESDAKVAAVTAPGAAIRSLNGSVKLKELADWQVFTGDDNERHATAAVTWSGSGDTTLDQTYSLTLRRTVAADGAQRWQVAAVG, encoded by the coding sequence GTGAACGAGCTCCGTCCAGAAGATGTCGAGGCCGACTGGTGGACGCACCCTGGTGCGCCGGCACCGCTGCCGCCTCGGCAGGCCAAGGGATCCACCGGTCCGCACCGTAGTTCCGGTCCCGCACAGCCTCCCGCCGGTGGCGTGATGGCGCCGCCGCGACGGCCGACGCCGAATCAGCCCACGACCGGCCAGCCCGCACCGGGTCCGGCCGGGCCGCAGCAGCACCGGACGCCGCAGCATCGTGGCGCGCCCGGTCCTGGCGACAGCCGCGCGACCCCGTGGGCGACGGAGCCGGAGTCGTCCTTCACCACCTGGGCACGGCGCTTCCTGCGCGGTCTGGTGGTCGTCGTTCTGCTGCTCGCCGCGATCAGCGGTGTGCGCTCGTGGATCCGCCCGAACAGCGCGCCGCCGGTCGCCGGAAGCGCCAGTTCGACGTACCCGAAGGACGAGGCGCAGGCCGTCGGGACGAGGTTCGCCATGTCGTACCTGTCCTGGGACGAGCTGAACCCGGATGCCCGGCCGGCCGCGATCAAACGCGACCTGGCCACCGGGCTGGACGAGCGCGTCGGCTGGAACGGGCGGGGTCGCCAGGCCGCCGCCGCGGCGTACCCGGGAGAGGTGACCGTCGATCCCGGCGGTGTCGCCGCCCAGGTCGACGTCCGCGTGATGGTCGTGCCGTTCGTCCGCAACGGACGGGTCTTCGTCCGCGGCAAACCGACCTGGCAGCGCATCTCGGTGCCGGTGGCCCGGACGTCGGCACGGGTCGTCGTCAGCGGCCCCCCGACGTACGTCGCCGATCTGCCGGCCGCGCTGCCCGAGAACATGCCCGAGGCAGGCGTGCCGGACGACGACCTGACCGCCGTCACGCTGAACGACGCGAAGGCGTTCTTCGGGGCGTACGGCGAATCCGACGCCAAGGTGGCGGCCGTGACCGCGCCCGGCGCCGCCATTCGCAGCCTGAACGGCTCGGTCAAGTTGAAAGAACTGGCCGACTGGCAGGTCTTCACCGGAGACGACAACGAACGTCACGCGACGGCCGCTGTCACCTGGTCCGGTTCGGGGGACACCACCCTCGACCAGACCTACTCGCTCACCCTGCGGCGGACCGTCGCCGCGGACGGAGCGCAACGATGGCAAGTGGCTGCCGTCGGATGA
- a CDS encoding aldo/keto reductase yields the protein MEKRRLGRLGHESSVLIYGAASLGGVDQDRADASIQEALDAGINHFDVAADYGDAEIRLGPWMPQIRDRIFLATKTGRRTAEEAWAEINRSLERLQTDHVDLIQMHSVCDLENLDLVTGKGGSLEAAIRAKEEGLAKAIGITGHTAAAPSVHTEGLRRFDFDSVLTPLNYHLSTDPEYAEAYAGLVAAIEASGAALMTIKMIARRNWHDGEEKTYDTWYAPFDEQRYITAATAWLLNGHPEITGLATAGETRLLRQMVIAERERAELSAEDAAAILEEVKDYSSPFITMPF from the coding sequence ATGGAGAAACGAAGGCTTGGGCGGCTCGGGCACGAGAGCTCGGTGCTGATTTATGGGGCCGCCTCGCTGGGTGGGGTGGACCAGGATCGCGCGGACGCCTCGATCCAGGAGGCGCTGGACGCCGGGATCAACCACTTCGACGTCGCGGCCGACTATGGCGACGCCGAGATCCGGCTCGGGCCGTGGATGCCGCAGATCCGGGACCGGATCTTCCTCGCCACCAAGACCGGGCGGCGTACGGCGGAGGAGGCCTGGGCGGAGATCAATCGTTCGCTCGAACGGCTGCAGACCGATCACGTCGACCTGATCCAGATGCACTCCGTCTGCGATCTGGAGAACCTCGACCTGGTCACCGGGAAGGGTGGCTCGCTCGAGGCCGCGATCCGGGCCAAGGAGGAGGGGCTGGCGAAGGCGATCGGTATCACCGGTCATACCGCGGCGGCGCCGAGTGTGCATACCGAGGGGCTGCGGCGGTTCGACTTCGACAGCGTGCTGACTCCGCTGAACTATCACCTCTCGACCGATCCGGAGTATGCCGAGGCGTATGCGGGGCTTGTCGCGGCCATTGAGGCCTCGGGTGCCGCGCTGATGACGATCAAGATGATCGCCCGGCGGAACTGGCACGACGGCGAGGAGAAGACGTACGACACCTGGTATGCGCCGTTCGACGAGCAGCGCTACATCACCGCTGCGACCGCCTGGCTGCTGAACGGGCATCCCGAGATCACCGGCCTCGCGACGGCCGGCGAGACCCGGTTGCTGCGCCAGATGGTGATCGCCGAGCGCGAGCGGGCGGAACTGAGTGCCGAGGACGCCGCGGCCATCCTGGAGGAGGTGAAGGACTACTCATCGCCGTTCATCACGATGCCGTTCTGA
- the trxA gene encoding thioredoxin, with translation MATVEVSQQNFDEVVGKDGIVLVDFWAEWCGPCRQFGPIFEKASEANPDITFGKVDTEAQQELAQAFEIRSIPTLMAVRDGVVLYSQAGALPEAALTDLIGQVRAVDMDEVRAQIASHEGHDHDGDDGHGHGHGDHAGHQH, from the coding sequence GTGGCAACGGTCGAGGTGTCCCAGCAGAACTTCGACGAGGTCGTCGGTAAGGACGGCATCGTTTTGGTCGACTTCTGGGCTGAGTGGTGTGGTCCGTGTCGCCAGTTCGGCCCCATCTTCGAGAAGGCGTCGGAGGCGAACCCGGACATCACGTTCGGCAAGGTCGACACCGAGGCACAGCAGGAGCTCGCGCAGGCGTTCGAGATCCGGTCGATCCCGACGCTGATGGCTGTTCGCGACGGCGTGGTGCTGTACTCGCAGGCCGGCGCGCTGCCCGAGGCGGCGCTGACCGACCTGATCGGACAGGTTCGCGCGGTCGACATGGACGAGGTCCGTGCCCAGATCGCCAGCCACGAGGGTCACGACCACGACGGCGATGACGGCCACGGCCACGGTCACGGCGACCACGCCGGTCACCAGCACTGA
- a CDS encoding phospholipase D family protein encodes MSDDAVRRWFLAPDERGNPAAEIDQLGEAGESWVEGNLVRPLIHGATYFRRLYDELCELEPGDHVYFTDWRGDADELLLPDGPTVGDVLCDVARAGVEVRGLLWRSHSDHVQFNAQENQRLGTELNEAGAEVLLDQRVRRLASHHQKLFVIRHRGQPERDVAFVGGIDLSHGRRDDADHAGDPQTAPMDPRYGDRAPWHDAALELRGPVVGDLLRTFIERWDDGHPLDRRTPYRAVIQRLAHMPRHPEPLPEAFPDPPVAGPHAVQVLRTYAHKRPGYPFAPEGERSVARAYMKAFGQARRLIYVEDQYLWSAVVAQGIADALERSPELRVIVVVPRYPDNDSRLAGPPARFGQLEALRVLQRAAPDRVGIYNLENADGVPIYVHAKICVVDDVWFTCGSDNFSRRSWTNDSELTCAVVDSTAFGTDDDARVLAREFRLDAWAEHLGLKGDARADPALNDPPEAFERWRRCAADLDAWHALGERGPRPPGQIRHHQPQPISRLESIWARPLYRLIYDPDGRPRKHRRENRF; translated from the coding sequence ATGAGCGATGACGCCGTACGACGCTGGTTCCTCGCGCCGGACGAGCGGGGGAATCCGGCGGCCGAGATCGACCAGCTGGGCGAGGCCGGGGAATCCTGGGTCGAAGGCAACCTGGTGCGGCCGCTGATCCACGGCGCCACCTACTTCCGCCGGTTGTACGACGAGTTGTGCGAGCTCGAGCCGGGCGACCATGTCTACTTCACCGACTGGCGAGGCGATGCGGACGAGCTGCTGCTGCCGGATGGCCCGACGGTCGGCGATGTCCTGTGCGACGTGGCCCGTGCCGGTGTCGAGGTGCGCGGGCTGCTCTGGCGGTCGCACTCGGACCACGTGCAGTTCAACGCCCAGGAGAACCAGCGACTCGGCACGGAGCTGAACGAGGCCGGCGCCGAGGTGCTGCTCGACCAACGCGTACGACGCCTCGCCTCGCACCACCAGAAGCTGTTCGTGATCCGGCACCGCGGCCAGCCCGAACGCGACGTTGCCTTCGTCGGCGGTATCGACCTGAGCCACGGTCGCCGCGATGACGCCGACCACGCGGGCGACCCGCAGACCGCGCCGATGGACCCGCGGTACGGCGATCGCGCGCCCTGGCACGACGCGGCCCTCGAACTCCGCGGACCGGTCGTCGGCGACCTACTCCGCACCTTCATCGAACGCTGGGACGACGGCCACCCCCTCGACCGCCGTACGCCGTACCGGGCCGTCATCCAGCGGCTCGCCCACATGCCGCGCCACCCGGAGCCGCTGCCCGAGGCCTTCCCGGATCCGCCGGTTGCCGGGCCGCACGCCGTACAGGTGCTGCGGACGTATGCCCATAAGCGGCCGGGCTATCCGTTCGCGCCGGAGGGGGAGCGGAGTGTGGCTCGCGCTTATATGAAGGCCTTCGGGCAGGCGCGGAGGCTGATCTACGTCGAGGACCAGTACTTGTGGTCGGCAGTGGTGGCCCAAGGGATCGCTGATGCGCTGGAGCGTTCGCCGGAGTTGCGGGTGATCGTGGTCGTGCCGCGTTATCCGGACAACGATTCGCGGCTGGCGGGACCGCCTGCGCGGTTCGGCCAGTTGGAAGCCCTGCGGGTGCTGCAGCGGGCTGCGCCTGATCGGGTCGGGATCTACAACTTGGAGAACGCTGACGGTGTGCCGATCTACGTGCACGCCAAGATCTGCGTTGTGGACGACGTGTGGTTCACCTGCGGCTCGGACAACTTCAGCCGTCGCTCGTGGACAAACGACAGCGAATTGACCTGTGCGGTCGTGGATTCGACCGCCTTCGGCACGGACGACGACGCGCGCGTGCTCGCTCGTGAGTTCCGCCTAGACGCGTGGGCCGAGCATCTGGGGTTGAAGGGCGACGCGCGCGCGGATCCGGCGTTGAATGATCCGCCTGAGGCCTTCGAGCGTTGGCGCCGGTGTGCCGCTGACCTCGACGCATGGCACGCGCTTGGCGAGCGCGGTCCTCGCCCGCCCGGGCAGATCCGCCACCATCAACCCCAACCGATCAGCCGGCTGGAGTCGATCTGGGCGCGCCCGTTGTACCGCCTGATCTACGACCCAGATGGCCGACCACGCAAACACCGCCGCGAAAACCGCTTCTAA
- a CDS encoding NAD(P)/FAD-dependent oxidoreductase, with protein MVAASQFQVPERVAVIGAGMVGLSTAWFLQERGIHVTVLDREGVGAGASWGNAGWLTPGLATPLPEPAVLKYGVRAVISPSSPVYVPPSANPRLLSFLTRFARNSTAGRWKTSMESLVGINRIALAAFDALGEAGVEAKTYEAKSFLAAYRTEAERAVLLEEIEHIHAAGQGIEFEAITGDDAREIEPSLSDEIGAAIRLHDQRFINPGEYVRMLAESVVERGGDIVSNANVADVVDGIRDVRVVLADGATGSYDAVVLATGAWLGGLARRFGVKTVVQAGRGYSFSVPIEHVPAGPVYFPAQRVACTPLGDRLRIAGMMEFKRPEAALDPRRIEAIVNAARPLLRDADLDARTDEWVGPRPCTPDGLPLIGATASPRVYAAGGHGMWGITLGPVTGQLLAETMTTGRRPAELAPFNPLR; from the coding sequence ATGGTCGCTGCCTCTCAGTTCCAGGTTCCCGAGCGCGTCGCCGTCATCGGCGCCGGCATGGTCGGTCTCTCCACCGCATGGTTCCTCCAGGAGCGCGGTATCCACGTCACGGTCCTCGATCGCGAGGGTGTCGGCGCTGGTGCCTCCTGGGGTAATGCGGGCTGGCTGACCCCTGGACTGGCGACACCTCTGCCGGAGCCGGCGGTGCTCAAGTACGGCGTACGGGCGGTCATCAGCCCCTCCTCACCGGTGTACGTGCCCCCAAGCGCGAACCCGAGGCTGTTGTCCTTCCTCACCCGTTTCGCACGGAACAGCACCGCCGGCCGGTGGAAGACCTCGATGGAGTCCCTGGTCGGGATCAACCGGATCGCCCTCGCCGCGTTCGACGCGCTGGGTGAAGCCGGGGTCGAGGCCAAGACGTACGAGGCGAAGTCCTTCCTCGCGGCGTACCGCACCGAGGCCGAGCGCGCCGTCCTGCTCGAGGAGATCGAGCACATCCACGCGGCCGGCCAGGGCATCGAGTTCGAGGCCATCACCGGTGACGACGCCCGCGAGATCGAGCCGTCCCTGTCGGACGAGATCGGTGCCGCCATCCGGCTGCACGACCAGCGCTTCATCAACCCGGGCGAGTACGTCCGGATGCTGGCCGAGTCCGTCGTCGAGCGTGGCGGCGACATCGTCTCCAACGCGAACGTGGCCGACGTGGTCGACGGCATCCGCGACGTGCGGGTCGTGCTCGCCGACGGCGCGACCGGGTCGTACGACGCCGTGGTGCTCGCCACCGGCGCCTGGCTCGGCGGTCTGGCCCGCCGGTTCGGCGTGAAGACGGTCGTCCAGGCCGGTCGCGGCTACAGCTTCAGCGTCCCGATCGAGCACGTGCCCGCCGGTCCGGTGTACTTCCCGGCCCAGCGCGTCGCCTGCACGCCGCTCGGTGACCGGCTCCGGATCGCCGGGATGATGGAGTTCAAGCGGCCCGAAGCCGCCCTTGATCCGCGCCGGATCGAAGCGATCGTGAACGCGGCCCGGCCGCTGTTGCGCGATGCCGATCTCGACGCCCGGACCGACGAATGGGTCGGTCCCCGCCCTTGCACGCCGGACGGTCTGCCGCTCATCGGCGCCACGGCGTCCCCGCGGGTCTACGCCGCGGGCGGTCACGGCATGTGGGGTATCACGCTCGGACCGGTCACCGGTCAGCTGCTAGCCGAGACCATGACCACGGGCCGGCGCCCTGCCGAGCTTGCCCCCTTCAACCCGCTGCGGTAG